The Ranitomeya variabilis isolate aRanVar5 chromosome 7, aRanVar5.hap1, whole genome shotgun sequence DNA window CTTCCCGAGACCTTTTCCTCCTTTGCCGCGACCAGACATCTTCTACAGTGAGCAAAAACTGATGCCGGAGCCGCACAGACTCCTTCTTTATATGGAGGAGGAATGGACCAGAGAGAGAACTGCAGAGATGACGCGCTTCCAGGGCGAGATGTCTAGTACTAAATTAGCAGTAAAGCTCCTCCCtttcgtctctgattggttgagcacAGAACGGTTGGCGATTTTGAATTTCCCGCTTATTGTCCTCTTCTTTTCCCACCTCTCTATTCTTCTCATCTCGGCGCCGCTGCTAGATCTGTTGGTTATTTAGATTTTTCCTTTCATTGTAGTTTGTCAAAAGTTagaaaatagaattaaaaaaaatgtattttagggaCAATGATCTACAGAAAACTCATCTGATCCCCGGCAGTCACTGTGGTGCCGGACTGGCGGCCATTACCTGTCACTGCAGAGCAGGGAGCTGCATGTAACCAGACCCCCGGCGGCTCCAGCTACAGAGAAGATGGGAAAACGGAAATACACGATAATTATATAACCACCCACCACAAATGTGATCTGTAGCGATGGGGGGAGGGATCTGCTCCGATCAGTGTCAAGCAGAATAGATTCACATAAAGGCGCCATCACCGATCTGGGGGACAAATGAGGTTATTAATAGAAACTAAACGCAGAGATCTCCGATCAGAACAAGAGAACAACCTAAAGCCGCAAGACTGCAGAGGCGGCACTAGGACCCCATTTACCCCTGCTGTACAGAAACCGCGCCTCCACCGCCACAGACCCGGGCTGTGCTCTGTACACACTTTACCCTGTCCTTATAAAACGTCAGTTATGTAATAGATGTCGCACACTTGGACTAGGTGAGAATAGAGAAGGGGCGGAGCGGTCACTGGAATATCGCGGATCACCTACAATATCGGAAACAGCAGCCGCCGTCTATTACCGGTTGCGACCGCGCTCCGTATATGGAGAATACGCGCAGAAAAGGGACCGTTCAGGACTCGGCTCATTTGTGGGAGGAtttggtggctctgaaaagagcctttgtgCTACAGTCAGGTGTGGAGGACAGATCTAAGCTCTCTCCCCACGGATCCGGCGGGCCAGCTGGATGTCTTTGGGCATGATGGTGACCCTCTTGGCGTGGATGGCGCACAGGTTGGTGTCCTCGAACAGCCCCACCAGATAAGCCTCGCTGGCCTCCTGCAGGGCCATCACGGCCGAGCTCTGGAAGCGCAGATCGGTCTTGAAGTCCTGGGCGATCTCTCTCACCAGTCGCTGGAAGGGAAGTTTACGGATCAGCAGCTCGGTGGATTTCTGATAGCGGCGGATCTCACGGAGAGCGACTGTTCCCGGGCGGTAACGATGAGGCTTCTTCACTCCACCAGTGGCGGGAGCGCTCTTCCTGGCGGCCTTAGTGGCCAGCTGCTTGCGGGGAgctttccctccggtggatttacggGCGGTCTGCTTAGTTCTGGCCATAGCTCTGTATAGAACAGATGTGATAAGCGCAGCGGCGGGAGCAGGGTATTTATGCTCCCGTGCGCGTCCTCATTGGTCTCTGGGAAACACGCCCCCTGCACTCCATTGGTTCTTTCATGAAAAAAAAGAGGCCAACAAGGGTTGATGTGCTCCGCTTCCAGAACAGTAATCTCGCCCCCCTGAAGTCCCCGCCTCTTCCATGATGCGTTTCTTCAGGTCACACTCATTTGCCGCTGCTGGACCACCTGATGTATCTGCGTTGAATGTCTCCGTGTAAAGCGCTGTACAGTGCAGCTCCCGCATTATCATCAGATCACACCCGTCCCCCCCATCCTGAGACTGCGCCCACTATCAGGTATATTAAAAACATTAGACGTACGAgatctgatcatacagctctgcggggaggtggtggctctgatcatacagctctgcggggaggtggtggcaccgagcatacagctctgcggggaggtggtggtggcactgatcatacagctctgaggggaggaggtggtggctctGATAAGAGCCTTTGGGGTACGAGGACAGGGCGGCTCCGCTTATTTTTTAGCCGCGGGCTTCTTGGCTTTCGCAgccttcttagccggactcttGGCAGCTTTGGGTTTGGCCACCTTCTTAGCCGGACTCTTCGTCGCCTTCTTGGGCTTGGGAGCGGCtttcggcttcttggggctcttggcCGCTTTCTTGGCAGCTGCTGCGGGCTTCTTGGCCTTTTTCGGGCTCTTCTTGGCCGTGGTCGGGGCCTTCTTTAGCTTCTTCGGAGATTTGGCGGCTTTCTTGGCAGCAGCGGGTTTCTTGGGCTTGGCCGCAGCTGCTGACTTCTTCTTGGCCACTTTCTCCTTCGTCTCCTGTTTCTTGTTCAGCTTGAAGGATCCGGAGGCGCCGCTGCCCTTCACCTGGAGGAGGGCGCCCTTGGTGACCAGAGACTTGACGGCCAGCTTCAGGCGGCTGTTGTTCTTCTCTACATCGTATCCTCCGGCAGACAGAGCCTTCTTCAGGGCGGCCAGAGACACCCCGCTGCGCTCCTTGGAGGCGGACACGGCTTTCACGATCAGCTCGGAGACGCTGGGTCCGGAGGGTTTATGGCTTTTCTTGGCGGCGGATTTCTTCGGCTGTTTCTGAGATTTGGCGGCCGGTTCtgcgggagggggagcgggggctggcgCAGTCTCTGCCATCATGTGCTGCGGAAACAAAACGAAAATCTCTCCTGATAGGAAGGAAAATACTGAGGCCGGAGCTGGAGGCGCCTGTTATATGTACAGGCTTACtgcgcactgattggctgctgagctGCACGGTCCTGAGCATCTATTGGCTGATAGTGGACACAGGCCCCGCCTCCTCCCAGCTGAGTCCGAGTGAAGCTCCGCTCTCCCCTTGTGCTTCCCTGCCCGGGAGAAAAGCCCTTTACCGGCAAACACCGGACAGCAGAGCGCGCTTCCTCCATCGCTTCTCCTGCTCCAACATCTCCACCAACCGTTTGTAGCCGTCACTAACAGAGAAGTCGGGAAAGAGCGGAGAGGAAATCCCGGGATCATCGCCGCCGTCCTCCCGATCTGCACATCGCTGTGTATCCGGGGAGATAAATCTGCTGCGGGAGCTCGTTCCTCCTATTCCCGGCTCTTGTCACCATCACAGGGATCTTTACTCCAATGTCTATCGTACAGGAAGCTGATTGTACGATGTGGGGACGAGCTGGAGCTGCTGAGAGCCCAGAAGGATAACACAGGCGACGGCCTCCGCTGACTGCCCCCTCCCTGACCTGTGATATCTCTGTACCCCGTATGTGCAGAGTATTGGGGGGACACGTGTTCCACATCAGTAGATGATCCACATCGGGGGCTGATTGCAATCACCTGCCTGATATCGTGTCTTACCCCGTGTGAAGCTGTGACCGCTGCGGCCTGTAATGGAGGGAAGAGCTCTGATAAAGCGACAGCTGCACAGTGCGACTCTCCGGGGAGGAAACTGTGAAATATTAACGGATTTATGTGACCCCCACTATTGTGCAAAAGGGGAATATTGGGAGAAAAGCGGAGACATAAAATCCAGCGTCTACACAGAGcacagctgtatatagtatatatagtgcaacacatcacatctgcacagcccagatcagcagtgtaataagtgtcactgataatagaggagtgtgtacagtatatacagcagtgtacaatATAGAGCGGTGTGTACAGTATGTAGAATAGGGTATACAGTATATGCAGCAGTGTACAGtttatagagcagtgtgtacagtatatagaacagtgtacagtatatagagcagtgtacagtatagagcggtgtgtacagtatatagaggagagtatacagtatatacagcagtgtacagtataaagcagtgtacagtatatagagcagtgtgtacagtatagagcagtgtgtgcagtatgtagtccagtgtacagtatatagaacagagtatacagtatatacagcagtgtacagtatatagagcagtgtgtgcAATGTATAGAGCAGtgtctacagtatatagagcagtgtacagtatatagtgcagtgtgtacagtatatagagcagtgtgtacagtatacagAGCAGTGTACTGTATATACCGAGCACGCCAAGCGGGAGACCGTCAGCGCCATGGACATGGTGTACACGCTCAAGCGTCAGGGCCGCACTCTCTAAGGTTTCGGAGCGGTGTgtttcgaggttcgacagctgtGGGCACATTTAGAGGTCTGGTAGTCACATTTTGAGGTCCTACAGCCACTGAGGTGCATTTCGAGGTCCGACATCAGCAACAGCGCGTTTTGAGGTAAGACAGCTGAAGCAGTGAGTTTTGAGGTGCGGCAGCACGTTTCAAGCTAAGGTAGCTGCAAAGTCGCCTTTCGAGGTCCGACGGCCGTGGAGCTGCGTTTCGAAGTCCAACAGCTGAGCAGGTGCGATTTGAGGTCCGACAGCTGCAGAGCTGCCTTTTGAGCTAAAGCAGTCTCGGCCGCGCGTTTCGAGGTCTGACAGCTGCAGAGCTGTGCTTCGAGCTAAAGCAGCCTTGGTGGCGCGATTCGAGGTCCGACAACCTCTGTGGTGCGTTTCGAGGTCCAGCAGCAGTGGTGGTGCGTTTTGAGGTCAAGCAGTAGCGGCGGCGCGTTTCGAGGTCCGACAGCCGCAGTGGTGCGTTTTGAGGTCTGACAGCAGCAATGGTGCATTTTGAGATTTGTTTGCCGCGGCTCTGCATTTTGAGGTCTAGCAGCAAGGGTGGTGCGTTTCAAAGTCCCTCAGCCGCAGCGGTGCGTTTTGAACTCCGACAGCTGCAAAGGCGTGTTTCTAGCTCCGACAGCCGCAGCGGTTTGTTTTGCGTTTTGGCAGCCACCGCAGCGTGTTTCGAGGTCCGGTAGCCGCAGATGTGCGTTTCGAGGTCCGACAGCTGTTGCGACGCTTTTCGAGGTTTCATCATCAGCGGAGGTGAGTTTCGAGGTCCGACAGCAGCGACAGTGGGTTTCGAGGTCTGGCAGCCGCGGTGGCGCATTTCGAGAACCGATATCAGTGGAGGTGTGCTTCGAGGTCCGACAGCTGAGCAGGTGCATTTTGAGGTCCGACAGCCATCGAGCTGCATTTCAAGCTAAAGCAGCCTCAGGTGCGCGCTTTGAGGGACGTCAGCTGCGTCAGCACGTTTTGAGGTCCGACAGCCATGGACGTGCATTTCGAGTTCCGACAGCCCCTGAGGAGCGTTTAGAGGTCAAGGAGCCGTTGTGGCGTATTTCGAGGTCCCACTGCCGCAGTGATGTTTTTTGAGGTCCAACAGCAGCAATGGTGCATTTTGAGTTCTGAAAGCCGCAGTGGGGTGTTTCAAGAACCGGCAGCCGCAGCAGCGCATTTCGAGGTCTGTCTGCCGCGGCGGTGCATTTCGAGGTCTAGCAGCCAGGGCGTTGACTTTCAAAGTCACTCAGCTGCAGCGGCGTGTTTTGAAGTCCGATAGCTGCAAAGGCACATTTCTAGCTCCGACAGCCGCGGCGGTGTGTTTGGAGGTCTGACAGCAGCAGTGGTTCGTTTTGAGGTCCGACAGCTGAGCAGATGTGTTTCCATGTCTGACAGCTGCAGAGCTGAATTTCGAGCTAAAGTTGCCTCGATGGCGCATTTTTTAGGTATGAAAGCCGCGACGGAGCGTCTCGAGGTCTGGCAGCCGAGGCATTGCGTTTTGAGGTCAGGCAGCTGCGGCGGCGCGTTTTGAGGTCAGAGAGCCACAGCAGTGCGTTTTGAGGTCCGACAGCCGTGGAGGTGCTTTTCGAGGTCCGACAGCTGAGCCGGTGCGTTTCGATGTCCGACAACAGTGGTGGTGCGTTTCAATGTCCGACAGCTGCGGTGGTGCGTTTCGAGGTCTGGCAGCGGCGGCTGCGGGTTTCGAGGTCCGACAGCCGAGCAGGTGCAGCTGTCTGTCACTATCCACATTAGTTAATCACGGTGTAATGTTCTCCCATAGTTCTCCCTctttagtgtaatgcacccccatagacagcctcTTGAATACAATGCACgcctataggcagcctctatagtgcaaTGTTCCCCCACAagtagcctctatagtgtaatgctcctccataggaAGTGTATATAGCATTATACTCCTCCATAAAAAGTCTCCATAGTGTAATGCTCCCCAATtggcagcctctgtagtgtaattctcccccataggcagcctctacagtGTAAtgttcccccataggcagcctctagaatacaatgctcccccataggcagcctctagaatgaaatgcacccctataggcagcctctgtagtgtaacattcccccacaggcagcctctatagtgtaatgctcctccataagcagtctctatagtgtaatgctcccccataggcagcctttatagtgTTTTGTTGATCTATAGGCAGCCTCTGGAGTGTATCGATCCCCAATTGGTAGCCTATATAGTGTAAtgtccccccataggcagcctctatagtataatgcttcCCTATAGGCAGCCTCTTTAGTGTAACgtgccccaataggcagactctataaagtaatgcaccctcatagccacccactgtagtataatgcacccacattagcAGTCTCTGTGATGTAATgctcccccataagcagactctatagtgtgctttgcacaaaaaggaaaaaaaaaaacatgaaccgCACTTCCAAAAgtcataagttgatctaaagccgctaggcaaatatTTATACAACTGAATATGAGGTCTTCAGTTTAACATTctaatcagactgtatgaagctcactgccacgtcacggcaaacctcatattgggtcctaccgccctaacggagcggagccatgcggcgaCCACCACCACATCGGCAATGCACCAGAAGGGCGGACAGCcttttgccccacagcacccatgctgtgagACTGAGCCGCCATGACTCCAAACCACactgccccaccagcacaaagccacagcaacaatggctgccacacagcaccagAATGAAAGGAGCAcggatactcaccttcctccagctcttcagtgggagccaaaatgggctagtgttgtgaattccgctcttgggctccctccggtgcttgtgagtagcacttttgtgagttctgctcttgggctccctcctgtggttttgagtggtatagctgcttcttggatttagcattagcagctgcttccactgatcgtctttctggctcggctatattagtctgcccTTAGccttcaatcaatgccagttgtcaattgttcctgcttggagccactgctcttttggatttccctgacactctgtccagttcagcaaagataagtccttgcttgtccttttgcagtccatttgttgtggactttattgttcagcactagtgttgagtagtgttgagcattccgataccgcaagtatcgggtatcggccgatacttgcgggtatcggaattccgataccgagatccgatacttttgtggtatcgggtatcggtatcgaaacaacattaatgtaaaaatgtgtaaaagaaagaattaaaataaaaaatattgctatactcacctctccgacgcagcctgcaccttaccgagggaagtggcagcgttctttgtttaaaattcgcacttttctttccttacgtgaagtcccggctttgtgattggttgcgtcgcagtcacatgggcgacgcaaccaatcacagcaagccgtgacgtaatttcaggtccttaaggattttaaaattgcgtcccggctttgtgattggttgcgtcgcagtcacatgggcgacgcaaccaatcacaagccgtgacgtcacgggaggctggacacgcgcacattttaaaatgcgcgcgtgtccagcctcccggcttgtgaccggttgaccgcgaagcaaccaatcacaagccgggatgtaattttaaaatcctgaaggacctgaaattacgtcacggcttgctgtgattggttgcgtcccggccacatgggcggcacgcgaccaatcacaagccgggacttcacgtaaaggaaagaaaagcgcgaattttaaacaaagaacgctgccgcttccctcggtaaggtgcaggctgcgtcggagaggtgagtatatcaatattttttattttaattctttcttttacacattaatatggttcccagggcctgaaggagagtttcctctccttcagaccctgggaaccatcagggataccgtccgatacatgagtcccattgacttgtattggtatcgggtatcggtatcggattggatccgatactttgccggtatcggccgatactttccgataccgatactttcaagtatcggacggtatcgctcaacactagtgttgagcattccgataccgcaagtatcggatatcggccgatacttagcggtatcggaattccgataccgagatccgatacttgccgcgtatcggataccggaatcggaagttcccaggattcaaactgcacaactttgtacgaaatcagccaatgagaatgattccaagtgtgttggcacatcctgttcagcatggagggcctgaaactactgacaaggctgtgattggctgctgaaatgatgtcatgatgcagtttaaaagtcgctggtgccattttgcgctcactctgttgtgaattcagttagtgacaggacgctgtttgctgactgagggccagtttagagatagcgatttgcttctttgtgcttttcaaaggctaatttagcaaccgctgtgttcacctactaatcaccttgcttttgccttgtagcactgttttcacaggtttatgtgtgtgtgtgtgtgtgtgtgtgtgtgtgtgtgtgtgtgtgtgtgtgtgtgtgagtgcagcc harbors:
- the LOC143784827 gene encoding histone H1.01-like, with protein sequence MMAETAPAPAPPPAEPAAKSQKQPKKSAAKKSHKPSGPSVSELIVKAVSASKERSGVSLAALKKALSAGGYDVEKNNSRLKLAVKSLVTKGALLQVKGSGASGSFKLNKKQETKEKVAKKKSAAAAKPKKPAAAKKAAKSPKKLKKAPTTAKKSPKKAKKPAAAAKKAAKSPKKPKAAPKPKKATKSPAKKVAKPKAAKSPAKKAAKAKKPAAKK
- the LOC143784826 gene encoding histone H3 — translated: MARTKQTARKSTGGKAPRKQLATKAARKSAPATGGVKKPHRYRPGTVALREIRRYQKSTELLIRKLPFQRLVREIAQDFKTDLRFQSSAVMALQEASEAYLVGLFEDTNLCAIHAKRVTIMPKDIQLARRIRGERA